From the genome of Thermodesulfobacteriota bacterium:
AGCCCCTAGCCCCCAGCCCCCAGCCCCTGACCCCCGCCCCCTGACAACACCCCCCAGGGTACCCCCCTGCGGACGATCGTCCACCGGGGAACGGCTGCGAGGTTCGCGAGAACGGCACGATCAGGACAAGCTCACCCCTACCGGCTCCCCGCGAAGAGCGGGAGGTACCGGGCGTAGCCCTCCCGTTCCAGCTCCCCGGCGGGAACAAACCGCAGCGCCGCCGAGTTGATGCAGTAGCGCAGGCCGGTGGGGGGCGGACCGTCTGGGAAGACGTGGCCCAGGTGGGAGTCCGCGCCCCGGCTTCGCACCTCGATGCGCGTCGCGAAGAAGCTGCGGTCTTCGTGCTCCACCACGTTTCCCGGCTCCAGGGGCTGGGTGAAGCTCGGCCACCCCGTGCCCGAGTCGTACTTGTCCAGCGAGCTGAAGAGCGGCTCGCCCGAGACGACGTCCACGTAGATCCCAGGCTCCTTGTGGTTCCAGTAGGCGTTGTCGAAGGGGGGTTCGGTGCCGTCCTCCTGGGTCACCCGGTACTGGAGCGGCGTCAGGCGCCGCCGCAGCTCCTCGGCCGGGGGCTTCCCCGCCCCGGCTCCGCCGGCCTTCCCGCTCGCGGCCTCGGCGGGGGCCTTCGTGCCCCAGACCTCCCGCAGGAACTGATCGCGGCCCGAGTTCCAGCGGTAGTACCGGTACCGGATGGAGTGGGTCTTGTAGTAGTCCTGGTGGTAGTCCTCCGCACGGTAGAACGCCGTCAGGGGTACGATCTCGGTGACGATGGGCTTGCGGAACCGGCCCGACGCGGCCAGGGCCCCGCGAGACTGCTCCGCCAGGCGCTTCTGCTCGGCATCGTGGTAGAAGATGGCCGTGCGGTACTGGGGACCCCGGTCCACGAACTGCCCACCGGGGTCCGTGGGGTCCACGTGCCGCCAGAACACGTCCAGGAGCTCGGAGTAGCTCACCCGCCCGGGATCGTAGAGCACCTGCACCACCTCCAGGTGCCCGGTCGCGCCCGCGGTCACTTGCTGGTAGGTGGGATTGGGAACGTGCCCCCCCGCGTACCCGGACACCGCCTCCAGCACCCCGGGAACCTTCTCGAAATCGGCCTCCGTGCACCAGAAGCACCCCCCGGCAAACGTAGCCGCCGCCGTCTGCCCGGCCTCGGCCCGGGCGCCGGACGCTTCGACGGCCCCCGCGGCCGCGAGGAGCAGCGCGGCAACAAATGGTATGGTCT
Proteins encoded in this window:
- the msrB gene encoding peptide-methionine (R)-S-oxide reductase MsrB translates to MKTIPFVAALLLAAAGAVEASGARAEAGQTAAATFAGGCFWCTEADFEKVPGVLEAVSGYAGGHVPNPTYQQVTAGATGHLEVVQVLYDPGRVSYSELLDVFWRHVDPTDPGGQFVDRGPQYRTAIFYHDAEQKRLAEQSRGALAASGRFRKPIVTEIVPLTAFYRAEDYHQDYYKTHSIRYRYYRWNSGRDQFLREVWGTKAPAEAASGKAGGAGAGKPPAEELRRRLTPLQYRVTQEDGTEPPFDNAYWNHKEPGIYVDVVSGEPLFSSLDKYDSGTGWPSFTQPLEPGNVVEHEDRSFFATRIEVRSRGADSHLGHVFPDGPPPTGLRYCINSAALRFVPAGELEREGYARYLPLFAGSR